A genomic region of Ovis aries strain OAR_USU_Benz2616 breed Rambouillet chromosome 20, ARS-UI_Ramb_v3.0, whole genome shotgun sequence contains the following coding sequences:
- the SRSF3 gene encoding serine/arginine-rich splicing factor 3 produces the protein MHRDSCPLDCKVYVGNLGNNGNKTELERAFGYYGPLRSVWVARNPPGFAFVEFEDPRDAADAVRELDGRTLCGCRVRVELSNGEKRSRNRGPPPSWGRRPRDDYRRRSPPPRRRSPRRRSFSRSRSRSLSRDRRRERSLSRERNHKPSRSFSRSRSRSRSNERK, from the exons ATGCATCGTGATTCCTGTCCATTGGACTGTAAAGTTTATGTAGGTAATCTTGGAAACAATGGTAACAAGACTGAATTGGAACGAGCTTTTGGCTATTATGGACCACTCCGAAGTGTGTGGGTTGCTAGAAACCCTCCCGGCTTTGCTTTTGTTGAATTTGAAGATCCCCGAGACGCAGCTGATGCTGTCCGAGAGCTAGATGGGAG AACACTCTGTGGCTGCCGAGTAAGAGTGGAACTATCGAATGGTGAAAAGAGAAGTCGTAATCGTGGCCCACCTCCTTCTTGGGGTCGTCGCCCTCGAGATGATTATCGGAGGAGGAGTCCTCCACCTCGACGCAG ATCTCCAAGACGGAGAAGCTTCTCCCGCAGCCGGAGCAG GTCCCTTTCTAGAGATAGGAGAAGAGAGAGATCACTGTCCCGGGAGAGAAATCACAAGCCGTCCCGATCTTTCTCTAGGTCTCGAAG cCGATCTAGgtcaaatgaaaggaaatag